The segment AATGGTGGGTACCGAGTTGCGGTGCTGCGTGAGGCCCATGGCCCAGCACACGATGATGCGCTCGGAGTTGGTGACGAGCTCCAGGAGGGCGTCGATCTCCTCCCTGTCCAGGCCGGTGGCGTGGAGTACCTGGTCCCAGTCCAGTGTCGCGAGGTGCTCGCGATACGCCTCGTATCCGGCGGTGTGGGAGTCCACGAACTCCTGGTCGACGGCGCCGGCCTCGACCAGCAGGGTGTTGAGCGCCTGGAAGAGCGCGAGGTCACCGTTGAGGCGGATCTGGAGGAACTGGTCGGTGAGGGTGGTGCCCTTCCCGACCACACCCGACGGCTTCTGGGGGTTCTTGAACCGGGTCATCCCCGCCTCGGGCAGCGGGTTCACCGTGACGATCTTGGCGCCGCGCTTCTTGGCGGCTTCCAGGGTGGACAGCATCCGGGGGTGGTTGGTGCCCGGGTTCTGTCCGACCACGAAGATCAGGTCGGCCTGTTCCAGGTCGTCGACGCTGACGCTCCCCTTGCCGACGCCGATGGTCTCGGTGAGGGCCACGCCGCTGGATTCGTGGCACATGTTCGAACAGTCCGGCAGGTTGTTCGTGCCGGCCATCCGGACGAACAACTGGTAGAGGTAGGCCGCTTCGTTGCTGGTCCGGCCCGAGGTGTAGAAGACGGCCTCGTCGGGGGAGGCGAGGTTCCCCAGTTCCCGCGCGATGACCGTGAAGGCCTCGTCCCAGGCGATGGGTTCGTAGTGGTCGCTGTCGGCGGCCTTGTACATCGGGTGGGTGAGCCGGCCCTGCTGGCCGAGCCAGTAGTCGCTGCGCTGGGCCAGGTCGCTCACGGGATGTTCGGCGAAGAACTCCGGTGTGACCCGGCGAACGGTGGCCTCCTCGGCGACCGCCTTGGCGCCGTTCTCACAGAATTCGGCGGTGTGTCGCTTGCCCGGCTCGGGCCACGCGCAGCCGGGGCAGTCGAAGCCGTCTTGCTGGTTGACTTTCAGCAGGGTCAGCATGGTCCGCTTCGGGCCCATCTGGTCCAGGCCGTGACGGAGGGACGAAACCACCGCGGGGATGCCGGCGGCGGAACTCTTGGGGGCGGACACCGACAGATGGTCGTCGTTGACGTCTGCTTTTGGCGCGTGACGAGGCATAATGTCAAGCTTCCCGAGAGGGACCGTGAGAGGTCAAAACGATTCCACGACTCACACCATAATCGAGATGTATCAAACGCCAGGTAACCTGCGATTATGCTTCTGCGCCACCTTGAGTACCTCGCCGCGCTGGCTCGGGAGCGACACTTCGCTCGGGCGGCGCAGGCGTGCTTCGTCTCCCAACCAGCCCTCTCCTCGGGTATTCGCAAGCTGGAGGCCGAGTTCGGCGTGATGATCGTCCGACGGGGGAACCGGTTCATGGGGTTCACCTCCGAAGGCGAGCGCATCGTCGAGTGGGCCCACCAGGTGCTGATCGACCGGGACCAGCTCGTCAAGGACGTCAACGCCCTGGACTCCGAGGTCTCTGGCCGGCTCAGGGTCGGCGTGATCCCGACCGCCCTGAGCACCGTCTCCATGTTGACCACGCCCTTCTGTCACACCTATCCGCGGGCGCAGGCCACGGTGGCGTCCCTGTCGTCCATCGAGATACAGCGGCAGATGCTCGACTACGAGATCGACGTGGGCATCACCTACATCGACAACGAGCCGCTGTCGGGTGTCCGTGGCGTCCCCCTCTATCGGGAGCGCTACGTCCTGCTCACCAGCGCGGCGCTGCAGTTCGCCGGCCCGGTGACCTGGCGGGAGGTCGCGGAGCTGCCGTTGTGCCTGCTGACGCCGGACATGCAGAACCGACGGATCATCAACAACACGTTCCGTGGTGTCAACGTCGAGCCCTACGCGACCATCGAGACCAACTCGGTGACGGCGCTGTGCGCCCATGTGCGGGACGGCGGGTGGGCGACGGTCATGCCGCACGCGTGGCTGCACCTGTTCGGGCAGCTCGACGGTCTGCGTGCCGTGGCCCTGCGCGACCCCGAGGTGTCCTACACCGTGGGACTCGTCGTCCCGGACCGCAAACCCGAACCACCGCTGGTGCGAGCCTTCCGCGAGCACGCGGTCAAGGTCGGGCTCCAGGAGAAGCTGGACCGCTTGCTCCACGGCGCGAGCGGCACGACGGTCCATCCGGACACCGCGAAGCCCCGCCTCTCCTAGCGTTTCTCCAGCGATTCCAGTTCAGCGCGTTGGTGACCTGCCCCGGGGGTGTCGCCGGTAGGGCGGTCGCGTCGGGGTCTCGTTCCCGGATCCCGCCCTCAGGGCTGATTGTTTATGCATTGATTTGCATATGATTTCATGCGGCTGGCATGATGGATCCACCGTCCGGACCGCTCGTGCGACCGGTCGGCCACCGACGCAAAGGGGTAGAACGTGAGCGTGACCGCCGCGCGTGGTTTTCGGGCGGCCGGAGTGACCGCCGGTCTGAAGGACTCGAACAACAGAGACGTCGCAGTCGTCATCAACGACGGACCGTCACGCGCCGCCGCCGGCGTCTTCACCCGCAACCGCGTCCGTGCCGCCCCCGTCCTCTGGTCGGAACAGGTGCTCGGTGGCGGTCGGGTGCGCGCGGTCGTCCTCAACTCCGGCGGAGCCAACGCCTGCACCGGGCCCGCGGGCTTCCAGGACACCCACGCCACCGCCGAGCACGCCGCGGACGCGTTGGCCGACTCCGCCTCCGAGATCGCCGTCTGCTCCACCGGACTCATCGGTGAGCGCCTGCCGATGGAGTCCCTGCTGCTGGGAGTCACCGACGCCCTGTCCTCCGCCGACGTCAGCGGAGGGCTCGCCGCGGCCGACGCGATCCGCACCACGGACACCGTCGCGAAGATCGGGTTCCGCCGCGGAGAGGGCTACAGCATCGGCGGCATGGCCAAGGGGGCCGGAATGCTCGCCCCCGGTCTCGCCACCATGCTCGTCGTGCTCACCACCGACGCCGATCTTCCCTCCGAGCGGCTGGACCACCTCCTGCGGGCGGCGACGGCGACGACGTTCGACCGGCTCGACTCCGACGGCTGCATGTCCACCAACGACACCGTCCTCCTGCTGGCCAGCGGCGCGAGTACCGTGCGCCCAGAGGAGGAGGACTTCGCCGCGCTGCTCACCGAACTCTGCCAGGACCTGGCCGAACAGCTCCTGGCCGATGCCGAGGGAGCGTCGCACACCATCGCGATCCAGGTGGTCGGGGCGGCGAGCGAGGACGAGGCGGTGGACGTGGGCCGTGCCGTCGCCCGCAGCGCCCTGTTCAAGACCGCCATCTACGGACGCGACCCCAACTGGGGACGCATCGTCTCCGCCGTGGGAACCACCGACGCGCGCTTCGAACCCGACCGGATCAACGTCGCGGTCAACGGGGTGTGGGTCTGCCGCGCCGGAGCCGCGGGCGAACCCCGTGACAAGGTCGACCTCAGCGGGCGGGACGTCGACGTCACCATCGACCTGGGCGCCGGATCCCACGGCGCCACCGTCTGGACCAACGACCTGACCGTCGACTACGTCTACGAGAACTCGGCCTACAGCACATGACGCACCCCAACCCCCACACCGACGCCCAGGAGAAGGCGGCCACCCTCATCGAGGCCCTGCCCTGGTTGAGGCGCTTCCACGGCAGGATCGTCGTCGTGAAGTACGGCGGCAACGCCATGGTCGACGAGGAGCTCCGCGTGCGGTTCGCCGAGAACATCGTGTTCCTGCGCTACGCGGGCCTGCGCCCGGTGGTCGTGCACGGCGGCGGCCCCCAGATCAACGCCCAGCTCGACCGGCTCGGTGTCGAGAGCACGTTCACCGCCGGCTTGCGGGTCACCACCCGCGAAACCCTGGACGTGGTCCGCATGGTGCTCACCGGGCAAGTGAACCGCGACATCGTCGGCCTCATCAACGCCCACGGCCCGCTGGCCGTCGGCATGTCCGGTGAGGACGCCCAGTTGCTGACCGCCGAGCGCAAGACCGCCGAGGTCGACGGTGAGACCGTCGACATCGGCCACGTCGGCGAGGTAGTGCGCGTGGACCCCAGTGTGCTCACCACGCTGCTGGACGACGGCCGGATTCCGGTCGTCTCCAGCATCGCGCGCGCCCCCGAGGGCGTGTACAACGTGAACGCCGACACCGCCGCGGCGGCTCTCGCCGTCGGCCTGGGCGCGAGCAAGCTCATCATGCTCACCGACGTCGAGGGCCTCTTCGCCGACTACCCCCAGAACACCGACCTGATCAGCCGACTCACGGCGTCCCGGCTACGGGCGATGCTGGGCGACCTGTCCGCCGGGATGGTGCCCAAGATGGAGGCGTGCCTCCGCGCCGTCACCGGCGGCGTTCCCCAGGCGCACGTGATCGACGGCCGCGTCCCGAACTCGATGCTCCTGGAAGTGTTCACCAACCGAGGGATCGGCACGATGGTCGTCCACGACTCCGAGCAACCGGCCGGCGCCGACACGTCGGCTCCCACCTCCCCTGACCAGGAGCCGACGTGAACACGAACGAAGCCGACGACACCACCGGCGGGCTGCGGGAACGGTTCGCGGCCGCGCTGATGCCGAACTACGGGTCACCGTCGATCGCGCTGGCCCACGGCTCGGGACGCCACGTCACCGACGTCGACGGCCGCACCTACCTCGACATGTTCGCCGGGATCGCGGTGTCCTCCCTCGGGCACGCGCACCCCGCCCTGGTCCGCGCGGTCAGTGACCAGGTCGCGCGTCTCGCCCACACCAGCAATCTCTTCCTGCACGAGGGAGAGGTCGTTCTGGCCGAACGGCTCCTGCGACTGGTCGGCCACGACGGGCGGGTGTTCTTCGCCAACTCCGGGACCGAGGCCAACGAGGCGGCACTCAAGGTGGTGCGTCGCGCACGCCCCGACCGCCAGGTCCTCGTCGCCGCCACCAACGGTTTCCACGGGCGTTCCTTCGGCGCGCTCGCGGTCACCGGTAAGGACGCCATCCGGACGCCCTTCGGTCCGTTCGGGATGGACGTCCGGTTCGTGCCCTACGGTGACCCGGTCGCCCTGCGCGACGCCGTCGACGAGTGCTGCGCCGCGGTGTTCCTCGAACCGAC is part of the Spiractinospora alimapuensis genome and harbors:
- a CDS encoding FdhF/YdeP family oxidoreductase, producing MPRHAPKADVNDDHLSVSAPKSSAAGIPAVVSSLRHGLDQMGPKRTMLTLLKVNQQDGFDCPGCAWPEPGKRHTAEFCENGAKAVAEEATVRRVTPEFFAEHPVSDLAQRSDYWLGQQGRLTHPMYKAADSDHYEPIAWDEAFTVIARELGNLASPDEAVFYTSGRTSNEAAYLYQLFVRMAGTNNLPDCSNMCHESSGVALTETIGVGKGSVSVDDLEQADLIFVVGQNPGTNHPRMLSTLEAAKKRGAKIVTVNPLPEAGMTRFKNPQKPSGVVGKGTTLTDQFLQIRLNGDLALFQALNTLLVEAGAVDQEFVDSHTAGYEAYREHLATLDWDQVLHATGLDREEIDALLELVTNSERIIVCWAMGLTQHRNSVPTIREIVNFLLLRGNIGRPGAGVCPVRGHSNVQGDRTMGIYEKPKSEFLDALGAEFSFEPPREHGYDVVDSIAAMRDDKAKVFIAMGGNFVSATPDTAVTEAALRGCELTVQISTKPNRSHGVTGRQALILPTLGRTETDVQATGPQYVTVEDSMSVVHASRGRLAPASDHLLSEIAIVCRMARAVLGEDSAPWSDFEGDYSLIRDSIERVIPGFDDFNARAEEGFVLPHPPRDERRFTTSTGAANFTVNPLHVLNVEEDELILQTLRSHDQYNTTIYGLDDRYRGIKQGRRVVFVSPDDLAKLGFADGDMVDLVAGERRADNFRVVAYPTARSCAAAYFPETNALVPLDSTAEGSNTPTSKSVIIRLESATG
- a CDS encoding LysR family transcriptional regulator; translation: MLLRHLEYLAALARERHFARAAQACFVSQPALSSGIRKLEAEFGVMIVRRGNRFMGFTSEGERIVEWAHQVLIDRDQLVKDVNALDSEVSGRLRVGVIPTALSTVSMLTTPFCHTYPRAQATVASLSSIEIQRQMLDYEIDVGITYIDNEPLSGVRGVPLYRERYVLLTSAALQFAGPVTWREVAELPLCLLTPDMQNRRIINNTFRGVNVEPYATIETNSVTALCAHVRDGGWATVMPHAWLHLFGQLDGLRAVALRDPEVSYTVGLVVPDRKPEPPLVRAFREHAVKVGLQEKLDRLLHGASGTTVHPDTAKPRLS
- the argJ gene encoding bifunctional glutamate N-acetyltransferase/amino-acid acetyltransferase ArgJ yields the protein MSVTAARGFRAAGVTAGLKDSNNRDVAVVINDGPSRAAAGVFTRNRVRAAPVLWSEQVLGGGRVRAVVLNSGGANACTGPAGFQDTHATAEHAADALADSASEIAVCSTGLIGERLPMESLLLGVTDALSSADVSGGLAAADAIRTTDTVAKIGFRRGEGYSIGGMAKGAGMLAPGLATMLVVLTTDADLPSERLDHLLRAATATTFDRLDSDGCMSTNDTVLLLASGASTVRPEEEDFAALLTELCQDLAEQLLADAEGASHTIAIQVVGAASEDEAVDVGRAVARSALFKTAIYGRDPNWGRIVSAVGTTDARFEPDRINVAVNGVWVCRAGAAGEPRDKVDLSGRDVDVTIDLGAGSHGATVWTNDLTVDYVYENSAYST
- the argB gene encoding acetylglutamate kinase, with protein sequence MTHPNPHTDAQEKAATLIEALPWLRRFHGRIVVVKYGGNAMVDEELRVRFAENIVFLRYAGLRPVVVHGGGPQINAQLDRLGVESTFTAGLRVTTRETLDVVRMVLTGQVNRDIVGLINAHGPLAVGMSGEDAQLLTAERKTAEVDGETVDIGHVGEVVRVDPSVLTTLLDDGRIPVVSSIARAPEGVYNVNADTAAAALAVGLGASKLIMLTDVEGLFADYPQNTDLISRLTASRLRAMLGDLSAGMVPKMEACLRAVTGGVPQAHVIDGRVPNSMLLEVFTNRGIGTMVVHDSEQPAGADTSAPTSPDQEPT